A genome region from Hevea brasiliensis isolate MT/VB/25A 57/8 chromosome 7, ASM3005281v1, whole genome shotgun sequence includes the following:
- the LOC110638176 gene encoding protein ESSENTIAL FOR POTEXVIRUS ACCUMULATION 1 isoform X1 — protein MAEGKFDLPDDLLSCKPSDHCWTPKVEALGSDEEKVSAGLHDETKDQLASESSMPLSPQWLYSKPSETKMDMRALTSVSLGNSNDPSQKDGWRLDGTEDKKDWRRIATENESNRRWREEERETGILGSRRDRRKADRVSIRETLENRVLPSPDRWHEGNNRNSGHEARRDSKWSSRWGPEDKEKESRTEKRTDVDKEKDDSHYDNQSSIISNRSASDRDSDSRDKWRPRHRMEVHSTGSNSYRAAPGFGLERGRGEGSNLGFTIGRGRSNAITRSSSAATTIAPHAYKSGSVIGKPNLAMETFCYPRGKLLDIYRRQKLDSSFSAMPDEMEESLPITQVDIFEPLAFVAPDAEEEVILTDIWKGKLTSSGVVYNSFRKGRSTENVSGILGAGDYESNEGKLGILSSVPSEESPDTFQGAANNSAYQTDGDHSLWNHDSHLNVLHEKDVDHEGNKVRDDEFTATDLECVVTGTTKEIITSSHGASQLDIGENGQRVNSALTRHFHSDDVDSASSFDVKSKLPDDSNSLFVLPSTDQDCSVTMLPLASKSEAKDLERSTPLEDLYFYYIDPHGNTQGPFLGADIILWFEEGYFGTDLPVRLADAPEDTSFQSLGDIMPHLKLRGMFPSSLQEPSSASGGKLEPGLPPAAPENTDSAAVNELCQPMSDLSSLSAQHVQSRMPEPKNPLQFPHSEDQSFLDFVAHDEEIVFPGRPGSSGYPIMQPSGNAHDPLAKSNGHPSFPDELTEPGLPYQSDNKLHPFGLFWSELEGSQSQTRQIESSDMPSTVGRPAAFGAMPDRAAVAEKWSDVYGQEMLSVPNSFQDATAARHLSRVEQEPNHFGLAEQLMSRQFQQQQQLQQRNMLSHSHLNDSLLEHVTGQNLIHHQQLANHPVPDVEHLLALQLQQQRQLQLQQQQQQFHQQQKLLQERQQSQARQVLLEQLLHGQMPDPALVQSRVDPIRANNVLDQVLLEQQLLHELQQRSQHPQRHFVPSVEQLAQAKFGQALQQDQQRDLFELLSHAQHGQIQSLEHQILQEQLQARQLPMGLRQRMNMEEERHIESLWPPVNESDQFFRSLTGNHRAHSSGISPLDFYQQQQQQQQRPPHEDQLSQLERNLSFQDRLRQGLYEPGSLLFERSLSLPAGASGMNMDVVNAMACAHGLDMQELSTRMQSAGQVGTLSSGNHPHDRHHPMVPNQFHVSHLDAIEGRWPESNGPIVNDWMESRIQQLHINAERRKRESDIKVTAEDSSLWMSDGLNDDKSRRLFMELLHQKSGHQPSDSVQMNDGMSFEKKSASGIYSGSSSSDHLFAVVSDQEASLNNSLAIGSYGSNTCQLAEVSSAGERASNMGNTEKLLLRSESGATCGGNLSLLGISETSQAVLADSNFIDKSSINREYLDVEGRKYGSKMQGMAKSSVTEIHNGIGDQARLTATDHGEVTVNVLGRHSSLGVPGCYDDKIGQQNSFAEDINMNQVPVLFKGQESILLRRPPVSHASSSQEGLSELAADTVVRAKSSSGVEGGNLVSQGSDSTASGKTDVHFRRTSSCGDADVSEPSFIDMLKSNAKKNIAPEAHMTAAGSESSDGTQGGRSGKKKGKKGRQIDPALLGFKVTSNRIMMGEIQRIED, from the exons ATGGCCGAAGGAAAGTTCGATCTGCCTGATGATCTCCTCTCCTGTAAACCGTCCGATCACTGCTGGACCCCTAAAG TTGAAGCTTTGGGAAGTGATGAGGAAAAAGTTTCTGCAGGCTTACACGATGAGACGAAAG ATCAACTGGCATCAGAAAGCAGCATGCCGTTGTCTCCTCAGTGGCTTTATAGCAAACCAAGTGAGACCAAGATG GATATGCGTGCTCTAACTTCAGTGTCGCTTGGGAATTCCAATGATCCAAGCCAGAAGGACGGTTGGCGTTTAGATGGAACTGAGGATAAAAAAGATTGGAGAAGGATAGCTACTGAGAATGAAAGTAACCGCCGATGGCGTGAAGAGGAAAGAGAAACTGGCATACTTGGTTCTCGAAGAGATCGTAGGAAAGCAGACCGTGTTTCTATCAGAGAAACATTGGAGAACAGAGTTTTGCCATCCCCTGATCGTTGGCATGAGGGTAATAACCGTAACTCTGGTCATGAAGCACGCCGAGATAGCAAATGGTCATCTAGGTGGGGTCCTGAAGACAAAGAGAAGGAATCCCGAACTGAGAAGAGGACGGATGTGGACAAAGAGAAGGATGATTCTCACTATGACAATCAATCATCTATAATTAGCAACCGTTCAGCTTCTGATCGTGACTCAGATTCTCGTGATAAGTGGAGACCACGGCATAGAATGGAGGTTCATTCCACAGGTTCCAATTCCTACCGTGCTGCACCTGGATTTGGACTCGAGAGAGGTCGGGGTGAAGGTTCAAATTTGGGGTTCACTATTGGACGTGGAAGGTCAAATGCCATTACTAGATCTTCATCTGCAGCCACCACTATTGCTCCTCATGCATACAAAAGTGGAAGTGTTATTGGGAAGCCAAACCTTGCAATGGAGACATTTTGCTATCCAAGGGGTAAGCTTCTTGATATTTATCGCAGACAGAAGCTTGATTCATCTTTTTCTGCAATGCCTGATGAGATGGAGGAATCTTTACCAATAACTCAAGTTGACATTTTTGAACCATTGGCCTTCGTTGCTCCTGATGCTGAAGAGGAG GTCATACTTACTGACATATGGAAGGGGAAACTCACAAGTAGTGGGGTGGTGTATAATTCATTTAGAAAAGGGAGGTCAACTGAAAATGTTTCAGGTATTTTAG GTGCTGGAGACTATGAATCCAACGAGGGAAAATTGGGTATCCTCTCCTCAGTTCCCTCTGAAGAGAGTCCTGATACCTTTCAAGGTGCTGCAAACAATAGTGCATATCAAACTGATGGTGATCATTCCTTGTGGAATCATGATTCACATTTGAATGTTTTACATG AAAAAGATGTTGATCATGAAGGAAACAAGGTTAGAGATGATGAATTCACTGCCACAGATCTGGAATGTGTTGTTACTGGGACTACAAAAGAGATTATCACTTCTTCCCATGGTGCTTCTCAGCTTGATATTGGTGAAAATGGACAGAGAGTGAACTCTGCTTTGACTAGACATTTTCATTCTGATGATGTTGACTCAGCCTCTTCTTTTGATGTTAAATCTAAGCTTCCTGATGATTCAAACTCACTATTTGTTCTGCCCTCTACTGACCAAGACTGCAGTGTCACTATGTTGCCCTTGGCGAGTAAAAGTGAGGCAAAAGATCTGGAAAGGAGTACACCACTTGAGGACTTGTACTTCTATTACATTGATCCTCATGGGAATACTCAAGGACCATTTCTTGGAGCTGACATCATCTTGTGGTTTGAAGAGGGCTATTTTGGGACAGATTTGCCAGTTCGCTTGGCAGATGCTCCTGAAGATACATCTTTCCAGAGTTTGGGAGACATCATGCCACACCTAAAACTGAGGGGAATGTTTCCCAGTTCTTTGCAGGAACCGTCTAGTGCTTCAGGAGGAAAGTTGGAGCCTGGTTTGCCTCCTGCTGCTCCAGAAAATACTGATTCAGCTGCAGTAAATGAGTTGTGCCAGCCAATGTCTGACTTAAGTAGCCTCTCAGCTCAGCATGTTCAGTCAAGAATGCCTGAGCCTAAAAATCCACTTCAGTTTCCACACTCCGAGGATCAAAGTTTTCTTGATTTTGTTGCACATGATGAAG AAATTGTTTTTCCCGGAAGACCTGGCAGTAGTGGCTATCCTATCATGCAACCATCTGGGAATGCTCATGATCCTTTAGCAAAATCAAATGGTCACCCATCTTTTCCAGATGAATTGACAGAACCTGGTCTACCATATCAGAGTGATAATAAGTTGCACCCTTTTGGCTTGTTCTGGTCTGAGCTTGAAGGCTCTCAATCTCAAACTAGACAAATTGAGTCATCTGATATGCCTTCCACTGTGGGAAGACCCGCGGCATTTGGTGCTATGCCTGATCGAGCTGCTGTGGCAGAGAAATGGTCTGATGTTTATGGACAAGAGATGCTTTCTGTTCCCAACTCATTTCAAGATGCCACTGCTGCTCGCCATTTGTCACGTGTTGAACAAGAGCCTAATCATTTTGGCCTAGCTGAGCAGCTTATGTCACGACAAttccagcagcagcagcagctccAACAACGAAATATGCTATCTCATTCACACTTGAATGACTCACTCCTAGAACATGTGACAGGTCAGAATCTTATTCACCATCAGCAGTTGGCCAACCATCCCGTGCCAGATGTGGAACATCTTTTGGCACTTCAGCTGCAGCAACAGCGGCAGCTTCAGCTCCAACAACAACAGCAGCAGTTTCATCAACAGCAAAAGCTTTTGCAGGAACGACAACAATCACAAGCTCGGCAGGTGCTCCTTGAACAGTTGCTACATGGTCAGATGCCTGACCCTGCCCTTGTACAATCACGTGTTGATCCTATTAGAGCTAACAATGTTCTTGATCAAGTTCTGTTGGAGCAACAACTTCTACATGAGCTGCAACAACGGTCTCAACATCCTCAAAGGCACTTTGTTCCATCTGTTGAACAGCTTGCTCAAGCAAAATTTGGTCAGGCATTACAGCAAGATCAACAGAGAGATTTATTTGAGCTATTATCTCATGCCCAGCATGGTCAAATTCAATCTTTAGAGCATCAAATTCTTCAAGAACAGCTGCAGGCAAGGCAGTTGCCTATGGGATTGAGACAGCGTATGAATATGGAAGAAGAGAGGCATATTGAATCTCTCTGGCCACCGGTTAATGAAAGTGATCAGTTCTTCAGGAGTCTTACTGGCAATCATAGAGCTCACTCTTCAGGAATTAGCCCTTTAGATTTTtatcagcagcagcagcagcagcagcagaggCCACCACATGAGGACCAGTTGAGCCAACTCGAGCGAAATCTTTCATTTCAAGACCGACTTCGGCAAGGGCTTTATGAGCCGGGCTCATTGCTGTTTGAGAGGTCCCTGTCCTTGCCTGCTGGTGCTTCAGGAATGAATATGGATGTTGTAAATGCTATGGCTTGTGCTCATGGTTTAGATATGCAGGAGTTGAGCACACGAATGCAATCTGCTGGCCAAGTGGGAACGTTGTCTTCTGGAAATCACCCACATGATCGTCATCACCCTATGGTTCCTAACCAATTCCATGTTTCACATCTAGATGCGATTGAAGGCCGCTGGCCTGAAAGCAATGGGCCAATAGTAAACGACTGGATGGAATCCCGAATTCAACAATTGCACATCAATGCTGAACGGCGTAAAAGGGAGTCTGACATTAAAGTGACTGCTGAAGATTCAAGTTTATGGATGTCAGATGGATTGAATGATGACAAATCAAGGCGATTGTTCATGGAATTGCTACATCAGAAATCAGGTCATCAACCTTCAGATTCGGTACAGATGAATGATGGAATGTCTTTTGAGAAGAAGTCAGCATCAGGCATTTACTCTGGATCAAGCTCTTCTGATCACCTTTTTGCTGTTGTTTCAGACCAAGAAGCCAGTCTAAACAACTCACTTGCAATAGGGTCTTATGGTTCTAATACTTGTCAACTAGCAGAGGTTTCTTCAGCTGGTGAGCGGGCAAGTAATATGGGAAACACAGAAAAATTACTGCTTAGATCTGAATCTGGAGCAACATGTGGGGGAAATTTATCATTGTTAGGCATTAGTGAGACTTCGCAGGCAGTTCTCGCGGATTCTAACTTCATTGATAAGTCGTCTATCAATAGAGAGTACCTAGACGTAGAAGGGAGGAAGTATGGGTCCAAAATGCAGGGTATGGCAAAGAGTTCAGTTACTGAGATTCACAATGGCATAGGTGATCAAGCACGGTTGACTGCTACAGATCATGGAGAGGTTACAGTTAATGTTCTCGGCAGGCATTCTTCTCTTGGTGTTCCTG GATGTTATGATGACAAGATTGGACAACAAAATTCATTTGCGGAAGATATTAACATGAATCA GGTGCCTGTACTCTTCAAAGGGCAAGAGAGTATATTGTTGAGGCGACCACCTGTCTCTCATGCTTCTTCATCTCAAGAAGGGTTATCTGAGCTGGCTGCTGATACAGTTGTCAGGGCGAAAAGTTCAAGTGGTGTTGAGG GTGGAAATCTTG
- the LOC110638176 gene encoding protein ESSENTIAL FOR POTEXVIRUS ACCUMULATION 1 isoform X2, translating into MAEGKFDLPDDLLSCKPSDHCWTPKVEALGSDEEKVSAGLHDETKDQLASESSMPLSPQWLYSKPSETKMDMRALTSVSLGNSNDPSQKDGWRLDGTEDKKDWRRIATENESNRRWREEERETGILGSRRDRRKADRVSIRETLENRVLPSPDRWHEGNNRNSGHEARRDSKWSSRWGPEDKEKESRTEKRTDVDKEKDDSHYDNQSSIISNRSASDRDSDSRDKWRPRHRMEVHSTGSNSYRAAPGFGLERGRGEGSNLGFTIGRGRSNAITRSSSAATTIAPHAYKSGSVIGKPNLAMETFCYPRGKLLDIYRRQKLDSSFSAMPDEMEESLPITQVDIFEPLAFVAPDAEEEVILTDIWKGKLTSSGVVYNSFRKGRSTENVSGAGDYESNEGKLGILSSVPSEESPDTFQGAANNSAYQTDGDHSLWNHDSHLNVLHEKDVDHEGNKVRDDEFTATDLECVVTGTTKEIITSSHGASQLDIGENGQRVNSALTRHFHSDDVDSASSFDVKSKLPDDSNSLFVLPSTDQDCSVTMLPLASKSEAKDLERSTPLEDLYFYYIDPHGNTQGPFLGADIILWFEEGYFGTDLPVRLADAPEDTSFQSLGDIMPHLKLRGMFPSSLQEPSSASGGKLEPGLPPAAPENTDSAAVNELCQPMSDLSSLSAQHVQSRMPEPKNPLQFPHSEDQSFLDFVAHDEEIVFPGRPGSSGYPIMQPSGNAHDPLAKSNGHPSFPDELTEPGLPYQSDNKLHPFGLFWSELEGSQSQTRQIESSDMPSTVGRPAAFGAMPDRAAVAEKWSDVYGQEMLSVPNSFQDATAARHLSRVEQEPNHFGLAEQLMSRQFQQQQQLQQRNMLSHSHLNDSLLEHVTGQNLIHHQQLANHPVPDVEHLLALQLQQQRQLQLQQQQQQFHQQQKLLQERQQSQARQVLLEQLLHGQMPDPALVQSRVDPIRANNVLDQVLLEQQLLHELQQRSQHPQRHFVPSVEQLAQAKFGQALQQDQQRDLFELLSHAQHGQIQSLEHQILQEQLQARQLPMGLRQRMNMEEERHIESLWPPVNESDQFFRSLTGNHRAHSSGISPLDFYQQQQQQQQRPPHEDQLSQLERNLSFQDRLRQGLYEPGSLLFERSLSLPAGASGMNMDVVNAMACAHGLDMQELSTRMQSAGQVGTLSSGNHPHDRHHPMVPNQFHVSHLDAIEGRWPESNGPIVNDWMESRIQQLHINAERRKRESDIKVTAEDSSLWMSDGLNDDKSRRLFMELLHQKSGHQPSDSVQMNDGMSFEKKSASGIYSGSSSSDHLFAVVSDQEASLNNSLAIGSYGSNTCQLAEVSSAGERASNMGNTEKLLLRSESGATCGGNLSLLGISETSQAVLADSNFIDKSSINREYLDVEGRKYGSKMQGMAKSSVTEIHNGIGDQARLTATDHGEVTVNVLGRHSSLGVPGCYDDKIGQQNSFAEDINMNQVPVLFKGQESILLRRPPVSHASSSQEGLSELAADTVVRAKSSSGVEGGNLVSQGSDSTASGKTDVHFRRTSSCGDADVSEPSFIDMLKSNAKKNIAPEAHMTAAGSESSDGTQGGRSGKKKGKKGRQIDPALLGFKVTSNRIMMGEIQRIED; encoded by the exons ATGGCCGAAGGAAAGTTCGATCTGCCTGATGATCTCCTCTCCTGTAAACCGTCCGATCACTGCTGGACCCCTAAAG TTGAAGCTTTGGGAAGTGATGAGGAAAAAGTTTCTGCAGGCTTACACGATGAGACGAAAG ATCAACTGGCATCAGAAAGCAGCATGCCGTTGTCTCCTCAGTGGCTTTATAGCAAACCAAGTGAGACCAAGATG GATATGCGTGCTCTAACTTCAGTGTCGCTTGGGAATTCCAATGATCCAAGCCAGAAGGACGGTTGGCGTTTAGATGGAACTGAGGATAAAAAAGATTGGAGAAGGATAGCTACTGAGAATGAAAGTAACCGCCGATGGCGTGAAGAGGAAAGAGAAACTGGCATACTTGGTTCTCGAAGAGATCGTAGGAAAGCAGACCGTGTTTCTATCAGAGAAACATTGGAGAACAGAGTTTTGCCATCCCCTGATCGTTGGCATGAGGGTAATAACCGTAACTCTGGTCATGAAGCACGCCGAGATAGCAAATGGTCATCTAGGTGGGGTCCTGAAGACAAAGAGAAGGAATCCCGAACTGAGAAGAGGACGGATGTGGACAAAGAGAAGGATGATTCTCACTATGACAATCAATCATCTATAATTAGCAACCGTTCAGCTTCTGATCGTGACTCAGATTCTCGTGATAAGTGGAGACCACGGCATAGAATGGAGGTTCATTCCACAGGTTCCAATTCCTACCGTGCTGCACCTGGATTTGGACTCGAGAGAGGTCGGGGTGAAGGTTCAAATTTGGGGTTCACTATTGGACGTGGAAGGTCAAATGCCATTACTAGATCTTCATCTGCAGCCACCACTATTGCTCCTCATGCATACAAAAGTGGAAGTGTTATTGGGAAGCCAAACCTTGCAATGGAGACATTTTGCTATCCAAGGGGTAAGCTTCTTGATATTTATCGCAGACAGAAGCTTGATTCATCTTTTTCTGCAATGCCTGATGAGATGGAGGAATCTTTACCAATAACTCAAGTTGACATTTTTGAACCATTGGCCTTCGTTGCTCCTGATGCTGAAGAGGAG GTCATACTTACTGACATATGGAAGGGGAAACTCACAAGTAGTGGGGTGGTGTATAATTCATTTAGAAAAGGGAGGTCAACTGAAAATGTTTCAG GTGCTGGAGACTATGAATCCAACGAGGGAAAATTGGGTATCCTCTCCTCAGTTCCCTCTGAAGAGAGTCCTGATACCTTTCAAGGTGCTGCAAACAATAGTGCATATCAAACTGATGGTGATCATTCCTTGTGGAATCATGATTCACATTTGAATGTTTTACATG AAAAAGATGTTGATCATGAAGGAAACAAGGTTAGAGATGATGAATTCACTGCCACAGATCTGGAATGTGTTGTTACTGGGACTACAAAAGAGATTATCACTTCTTCCCATGGTGCTTCTCAGCTTGATATTGGTGAAAATGGACAGAGAGTGAACTCTGCTTTGACTAGACATTTTCATTCTGATGATGTTGACTCAGCCTCTTCTTTTGATGTTAAATCTAAGCTTCCTGATGATTCAAACTCACTATTTGTTCTGCCCTCTACTGACCAAGACTGCAGTGTCACTATGTTGCCCTTGGCGAGTAAAAGTGAGGCAAAAGATCTGGAAAGGAGTACACCACTTGAGGACTTGTACTTCTATTACATTGATCCTCATGGGAATACTCAAGGACCATTTCTTGGAGCTGACATCATCTTGTGGTTTGAAGAGGGCTATTTTGGGACAGATTTGCCAGTTCGCTTGGCAGATGCTCCTGAAGATACATCTTTCCAGAGTTTGGGAGACATCATGCCACACCTAAAACTGAGGGGAATGTTTCCCAGTTCTTTGCAGGAACCGTCTAGTGCTTCAGGAGGAAAGTTGGAGCCTGGTTTGCCTCCTGCTGCTCCAGAAAATACTGATTCAGCTGCAGTAAATGAGTTGTGCCAGCCAATGTCTGACTTAAGTAGCCTCTCAGCTCAGCATGTTCAGTCAAGAATGCCTGAGCCTAAAAATCCACTTCAGTTTCCACACTCCGAGGATCAAAGTTTTCTTGATTTTGTTGCACATGATGAAG AAATTGTTTTTCCCGGAAGACCTGGCAGTAGTGGCTATCCTATCATGCAACCATCTGGGAATGCTCATGATCCTTTAGCAAAATCAAATGGTCACCCATCTTTTCCAGATGAATTGACAGAACCTGGTCTACCATATCAGAGTGATAATAAGTTGCACCCTTTTGGCTTGTTCTGGTCTGAGCTTGAAGGCTCTCAATCTCAAACTAGACAAATTGAGTCATCTGATATGCCTTCCACTGTGGGAAGACCCGCGGCATTTGGTGCTATGCCTGATCGAGCTGCTGTGGCAGAGAAATGGTCTGATGTTTATGGACAAGAGATGCTTTCTGTTCCCAACTCATTTCAAGATGCCACTGCTGCTCGCCATTTGTCACGTGTTGAACAAGAGCCTAATCATTTTGGCCTAGCTGAGCAGCTTATGTCACGACAAttccagcagcagcagcagctccAACAACGAAATATGCTATCTCATTCACACTTGAATGACTCACTCCTAGAACATGTGACAGGTCAGAATCTTATTCACCATCAGCAGTTGGCCAACCATCCCGTGCCAGATGTGGAACATCTTTTGGCACTTCAGCTGCAGCAACAGCGGCAGCTTCAGCTCCAACAACAACAGCAGCAGTTTCATCAACAGCAAAAGCTTTTGCAGGAACGACAACAATCACAAGCTCGGCAGGTGCTCCTTGAACAGTTGCTACATGGTCAGATGCCTGACCCTGCCCTTGTACAATCACGTGTTGATCCTATTAGAGCTAACAATGTTCTTGATCAAGTTCTGTTGGAGCAACAACTTCTACATGAGCTGCAACAACGGTCTCAACATCCTCAAAGGCACTTTGTTCCATCTGTTGAACAGCTTGCTCAAGCAAAATTTGGTCAGGCATTACAGCAAGATCAACAGAGAGATTTATTTGAGCTATTATCTCATGCCCAGCATGGTCAAATTCAATCTTTAGAGCATCAAATTCTTCAAGAACAGCTGCAGGCAAGGCAGTTGCCTATGGGATTGAGACAGCGTATGAATATGGAAGAAGAGAGGCATATTGAATCTCTCTGGCCACCGGTTAATGAAAGTGATCAGTTCTTCAGGAGTCTTACTGGCAATCATAGAGCTCACTCTTCAGGAATTAGCCCTTTAGATTTTtatcagcagcagcagcagcagcagcagaggCCACCACATGAGGACCAGTTGAGCCAACTCGAGCGAAATCTTTCATTTCAAGACCGACTTCGGCAAGGGCTTTATGAGCCGGGCTCATTGCTGTTTGAGAGGTCCCTGTCCTTGCCTGCTGGTGCTTCAGGAATGAATATGGATGTTGTAAATGCTATGGCTTGTGCTCATGGTTTAGATATGCAGGAGTTGAGCACACGAATGCAATCTGCTGGCCAAGTGGGAACGTTGTCTTCTGGAAATCACCCACATGATCGTCATCACCCTATGGTTCCTAACCAATTCCATGTTTCACATCTAGATGCGATTGAAGGCCGCTGGCCTGAAAGCAATGGGCCAATAGTAAACGACTGGATGGAATCCCGAATTCAACAATTGCACATCAATGCTGAACGGCGTAAAAGGGAGTCTGACATTAAAGTGACTGCTGAAGATTCAAGTTTATGGATGTCAGATGGATTGAATGATGACAAATCAAGGCGATTGTTCATGGAATTGCTACATCAGAAATCAGGTCATCAACCTTCAGATTCGGTACAGATGAATGATGGAATGTCTTTTGAGAAGAAGTCAGCATCAGGCATTTACTCTGGATCAAGCTCTTCTGATCACCTTTTTGCTGTTGTTTCAGACCAAGAAGCCAGTCTAAACAACTCACTTGCAATAGGGTCTTATGGTTCTAATACTTGTCAACTAGCAGAGGTTTCTTCAGCTGGTGAGCGGGCAAGTAATATGGGAAACACAGAAAAATTACTGCTTAGATCTGAATCTGGAGCAACATGTGGGGGAAATTTATCATTGTTAGGCATTAGTGAGACTTCGCAGGCAGTTCTCGCGGATTCTAACTTCATTGATAAGTCGTCTATCAATAGAGAGTACCTAGACGTAGAAGGGAGGAAGTATGGGTCCAAAATGCAGGGTATGGCAAAGAGTTCAGTTACTGAGATTCACAATGGCATAGGTGATCAAGCACGGTTGACTGCTACAGATCATGGAGAGGTTACAGTTAATGTTCTCGGCAGGCATTCTTCTCTTGGTGTTCCTG GATGTTATGATGACAAGATTGGACAACAAAATTCATTTGCGGAAGATATTAACATGAATCA GGTGCCTGTACTCTTCAAAGGGCAAGAGAGTATATTGTTGAGGCGACCACCTGTCTCTCATGCTTCTTCATCTCAAGAAGGGTTATCTGAGCTGGCTGCTGATACAGTTGTCAGGGCGAAAAGTTCAAGTGGTGTTGAGG GTGGAAATCTTG